One segment of Pyricularia oryzae 70-15 chromosome 3, whole genome shotgun sequence DNA contains the following:
- a CDS encoding MFS hexose transporter has product MDKPLPTERPAQTVTEILETQSKNSSHGRFGLTPSLIKLYLLLAPACLVICATNGYDGSVLTGLQGIERWRSQFGDPKGALLGITTAALPLGSIVSTPFSAWLSDRWGRRSSILVGSFIMIIGVILQCVSTSIGTFLGGRMIIGFGITMALTAGPILISELAHPRHRAAPACVQMFFVWFLPESPRWLVFCDRSDEAYKTLATYHGGGNWEDPLVRAEFWEMKETLMAEKATKGVGPGIFLKTPANRKRLVILITLAVFGQWSGNGLVSYYLTKIFTSIGITTQGEQTMLNGTIATVNYATALMSAVMANKFGRRQMFVGGAIAMFISFSSLTASLAVYNETGSNAASKSALGFIFIYFACYNVCLNPLIFVYPVEVLTYKQRATGLSIFLFVMKTASVFNQFVDPIGMDALGWKFYLVYCCWLLIEITVFYFLYPETKGYTLERMQEVFGDVIKYDCPEEKATIAGNLDEAAEKASMKDDSYKHVEKAG; this is encoded by the exons ATGGACAAACCGCTTCCTACAGAAAGGCCAGCACAGACGGTGACTGAGATCCTTGAAACCCAATCAAAGAACAGTTCCCACGGGCGCTTCGGACTGACTCCGTCGCTAATAAAACTCTACTTGCTCCTTGCCCCCGCCTGTCTCGTAATCTGTGCCACCAACGGTTACGATGGCTCTGTACTTACAGGCCTCCAGGGCATCGAGCGTTGGAGGTCGCAGTTTGGCGACCCAAAAGGCGCTCTCCTAGGCATTACCACGGCCGCCTTGCCTTTGGGCTCCATCGTCTCGACCCCATTTTCGGCCTGGTTATCGGACCGCTGGGGTAGGCGCTCGTCCATCCTGGTTGGGAGCTTCATCATGATCATTGGCGTCATCTTGCAATGCGTCAGCACCAGCATCGGCACCTTCCTCGGCGGCCGGATGATCATCGGCTTCGGCATCACCATGGCCCTGACCGCCGGGCCCATCCTCATCTCGGAGCTCGCACACCCGCGTCATCGC GCTGCCCCAGCCTGTGTTCAGATGTTCTTCGTCTGGTTCCTCCCGGAGAGTCCCCGATGGCTTGTCTTTTGTGACAGAAGCGACGAGGCATACAAAACCTTGGCGACGTATCATGGAGGAGGGAACTGGGAGGATCCCTTGGTTCGAGCCGAGTTTTGGGAGATGAAAGAAACGCTGATGGCAGAGAAGGCGACAAAGGGTGTTGGCCCTGGAATCTTTCTAAAAACACCGGCGAACCGTAAGCGCTTGGTAATATTG ATTACATTAGCCGTCTTTGGACAATGGTCTGGCAATGGGCTCGTATCGTACTACTTGACAAAGATTTTCACCAGCATCGGAATTACGACACAAGGAGAGCAGACGATGCTAAACGGAACCATTGCAACCGTCAATTATGCCACGGCGCTAATGTCCGCAGTTATGGCTAACAAGTTTGGACGGCGACAAATGTTTGTTGGTGGTGCCATCGCCATGTTCATATCGTTCTCTTCACTCACGGCCAGTCTAGCCGTCTACAATGAAACGGGGAGTAATGCTGCAAGCAAGTCTGCACTGGGATTTATCTTTATCTACTTTGCATGCTACAACGTTTGCTTGAATCCTCTAATCTTTGTA TACCCCGTTGAGGTTTTGACCTACAAGCAACGTGCGACGGGTCTTTCGATATTTTTGTTCGTCATGAAGACCGCATCCGTTTTTAACCAGTTCGTCGACCCTATTGGGATGGACGCCCTAGGCTGGAAGTTTTATCTCGTCTACTGCTGCTGGCTACTCATCGAGATCACTGTCTTCTACTTTCTGTACCCCGAAACGAAGGGTTACACTCTTGAGCGCATGCAAGAGGTCTTTGGCGACGTCATCAAATATGACTGCCCAGAAGAAAAGGCGACTATTGCTGGAAACCTTGACGAGGCGGCCGAGAAGGCATCGATGAAGGACGACAGTTACAAACACGTTGAGAAGGCGGGCTGA